One window from the genome of Pseudomonas frederiksbergensis encodes:
- a CDS encoding polysaccharide pyruvyl transferase family protein encodes MEHQEVRTWQVAIFGTFDVQNYGDLLFPIIAEAELGRRLGPVELHRFSYHEKRRPEWPYAVTSLTELPGMAASLDGVLIGGGFLIRFDKVVAHGYGPTTPDIHHPTGYWLTPALIALQHAVPVMWNAPGMHCNSIPDWARPLLTMALEQSQYVRVRDAPTRDTLGALTQRAEIEVLPDTAFGLPRLIDEQQPCAEFLRLREHAGLTAPYIVIHAIHVVESFVKLFEDHPEAFQGYQFLVVPIGPVLGDDPSVIAGRLPGAITLSFWPEPLLMAQIISQAQAVIGHSYHLAVTALAFGVPVFCSADLTTGKYTALAEFESLHALPDATTIDPHWFIARAGKTRPSPAAQAAADQLVEHWDRVAAIIRQGRTASQPILGAFLQHLPNVLEAAAEGREPVPTESSPVSHVVPEPDIIEPPPNLAQQQRIAQLSQQLALSDAKMLELQNSNSFRMTAPLRSIARGIRNLTANKNRQC; translated from the coding sequence ATGGAGCATCAGGAGGTGCGCACTTGGCAGGTCGCCATATTTGGCACTTTCGACGTCCAAAACTATGGTGATCTGTTGTTTCCGATCATTGCCGAGGCGGAGCTGGGACGGCGCCTGGGTCCCGTCGAGCTGCATCGGTTTTCCTATCATGAAAAACGCCGACCTGAGTGGCCCTATGCGGTGACGTCGCTGACGGAGCTGCCCGGTATGGCGGCCAGCCTGGATGGCGTCTTGATCGGTGGTGGTTTCCTGATCCGCTTCGACAAAGTTGTCGCCCATGGCTATGGTCCGACAACGCCCGATATCCATCACCCGACCGGTTATTGGCTGACGCCTGCGCTGATCGCGCTGCAGCATGCAGTCCCGGTCATGTGGAATGCCCCCGGGATGCATTGCAACAGCATCCCCGACTGGGCCAGGCCGTTATTGACGATGGCCCTTGAGCAGAGCCAATACGTGCGAGTCCGTGATGCACCGACGCGCGACACCCTCGGCGCGCTCACCCAGCGCGCCGAGATCGAGGTGCTGCCCGATACCGCGTTCGGCTTGCCTCGCCTGATCGACGAGCAACAGCCCTGCGCCGAGTTCCTTCGCCTGCGCGAGCACGCCGGGCTGACGGCGCCCTACATCGTGATCCATGCCATCCACGTCGTGGAGTCCTTCGTAAAACTATTCGAAGACCACCCCGAGGCGTTCCAGGGTTATCAGTTTTTGGTGGTCCCGATAGGCCCGGTCCTGGGTGACGATCCGTCGGTCATCGCCGGGCGCCTGCCCGGGGCCATTACCTTATCGTTCTGGCCGGAACCGTTGCTGATGGCGCAGATCATCAGCCAGGCACAAGCGGTGATTGGTCATAGCTACCACCTGGCAGTCACCGCCCTGGCGTTTGGCGTCCCGGTATTTTGTTCGGCAGACCTGACCACCGGAAAGTACACGGCGCTGGCCGAGTTCGAATCGCTCCACGCGCTGCCGGACGCGACGACGATCGACCCGCACTGGTTCATCGCCCGCGCGGGCAAGACTCGCCCATCCCCGGCGGCGCAAGCGGCGGCGGATCAGTTGGTCGAGCACTGGGATCGGGTCGCGGCGATCATTCGCCAGGGCAGGACCGCGTCCCAGCCGATCTTGGGGGCGTTTCTACAGCACTTGCCCAATGTGCTCGAAGCCGCGGCCGAGGGGCGTGAGCCAGTGCCGACGGAGTCGTCACCGGTAAGCCATGTCGTACCGGAGCCGGACATCATCGAGCCGCCACCCAACCTTGCCCAGCAGCAACGGATTGCTCAGCTCAGCCAGCAGCTGGCGCTCAGTGATGCCAAGATGCTTGAGCTGCAGAACTCCAACTCGTTCCGAATGACCGCACCACTGCGTTCCATCGCCCGTGGTATCCGAAACCTGACAGCCAACAAGAACCGACAATGCTAG
- a CDS encoding ABC transporter permease, with product MQSFSTSPAAMIKSVLINRILIFVLIRREVAGRYKGSMLGILWSFFTPVFMLAVYTFVFSVVFKARWSGGNESKSEFALVLFAGLLVFNLFSECMNRAPGLVLANTNYVKKIVFPLETLPLVSLGAALFHMAISVLAWLVFYAVLFGVPPITALLLPLVLFPMVLLTLGFSWFLASISVYLRDIGQFIGIIVTAMLFLSPIFYPRSTLPQNYQGALQANPLTLPVEMVRDVLFWGKPPQWDQLATYSVIAVLIACAGFAWFQKTRKGFADVI from the coding sequence ATGCAGTCGTTCAGCACGTCCCCCGCCGCCATGATCAAGAGTGTCCTGATCAATCGAATCCTGATCTTTGTGTTGATCCGCAGGGAAGTCGCCGGTCGCTACAAAGGTTCGATGCTCGGTATCTTGTGGTCGTTCTTCACGCCGGTCTTCATGCTGGCGGTCTACACGTTCGTCTTCAGCGTCGTGTTCAAGGCCCGCTGGTCGGGCGGCAATGAGTCCAAGAGCGAATTCGCCCTGGTGCTCTTCGCGGGCCTGCTGGTATTCAATCTTTTCTCCGAGTGCATGAATCGTGCGCCGGGCCTGGTGCTGGCCAATACCAATTACGTCAAGAAAATCGTGTTCCCACTGGAAACCCTCCCCCTGGTCTCGCTCGGCGCAGCGCTGTTCCACATGGCTATCAGCGTGCTGGCCTGGCTGGTCTTCTACGCCGTCCTGTTCGGAGTTCCACCAATCACTGCCCTTCTACTGCCGCTGGTGCTGTTTCCAATGGTGTTGCTGACGCTGGGTTTCTCCTGGTTCCTCGCCTCGATAAGTGTCTACCTGCGCGATATCGGCCAGTTCATCGGCATCATCGTCACGGCGATGCTGTTCCTCTCGCCGATTTTCTATCCACGCTCGACGCTTCCCCAAAATTATCAGGGTGCCTTGCAGGCCAACCCGCTGACGTTGCCAGTGGAAATGGTTCGCGATGTGCTGTTCTGGGGCAAACCGCCGCAATGGGATCAGTTGGCCACCTACTCGGTGATCGCCGTGCTGATCGCCTGCGCCGGGTTTGCCTGGTTCCAAAAGACCCGCAAAGGCTTTGCCGATGTCATATGA
- a CDS encoding glycosyltransferase, with translation MGTHVPELDRTLIDRDAALAQRDAAINERDVALAKVDFLQNTRSWRFTRPLRTLFRVMRYGFAATRELPEPAVAQVYPAAPEPLPSIEEAPDFATQGRLDILCFANIDWAARFQRPQQLMSQFANHGHRVFYIVPSSVPEQGELYRLTSVAPNVLEVALQRGAQEAYYEKTVTPENHQALSCALAGLITDMNIRTALSVVHIAYWSPVALSLRARHGWHIHYDCMDDWDGFPNIGEQLLSEERKLIGQADLVTVSAALLQQKWSALDPRCVLVRNAVDFDFFRQHCFTNDVLGGLCGPVIGYYGALAQWLDYPLLAALADRRPEWNFILVGDVFVEDMAGLEHKPNVQLLGRKPYSQMPLYLDHFDACLIPFRLYNVTHAVDPVKFYEYISAGKPVISTPLAELSLYQDVLYFATGVDEFIEQIERALAERDLAMIKRRVELARANDWKDRFDSMQLAIGGLYEKVSIVLVTYNNLNLTIQCVNSILRNTTWPNYQLIVVDNGSEDGTKDYLERLRDEVPETKIILNPENRGFAAANNQGLRDADGDVLLLLNNDTVVPGGWLDPLVLHLRDSSIGLIGPVTNTVGNEAKIEVSYTDIQQMQAFADRYTEAHKGQFFDIPMLAMFCVAFRRGILDEVGYLDEAFGIGMFEDDDYSRRVQAAGYRTVCAEDAFVHHYGQASFRKLIASGEYQALWDTNQAYFESKWGAWQPHVYRSGKSSSIK, from the coding sequence ATGGGTACCCACGTGCCTGAGCTCGACCGTACCTTGATCGACCGCGATGCTGCCTTGGCCCAGAGGGACGCGGCGATCAACGAACGCGATGTCGCCTTGGCAAAAGTCGATTTCCTGCAGAACACCCGTTCGTGGCGTTTCACCCGGCCATTGCGCACGCTCTTCCGGGTGATGCGTTATGGTTTTGCCGCCACCCGGGAGTTACCCGAGCCAGCCGTCGCACAGGTCTACCCAGCGGCACCGGAGCCGTTGCCAAGCATTGAGGAGGCGCCCGATTTCGCCACGCAAGGGCGGCTGGATATTCTTTGCTTCGCCAACATCGATTGGGCCGCGCGCTTCCAGCGACCGCAGCAATTGATGAGCCAGTTTGCAAACCATGGTCATCGGGTTTTTTACATCGTCCCTTCCAGCGTGCCGGAACAGGGCGAGCTTTATCGGTTGACGTCGGTGGCGCCGAACGTCCTTGAAGTCGCACTGCAGCGCGGCGCCCAAGAGGCGTATTACGAAAAGACAGTGACGCCTGAGAATCACCAGGCCTTGTCATGTGCCTTGGCCGGGCTGATCACCGATATGAATATCAGGACCGCCCTCTCGGTGGTGCATATCGCCTATTGGAGTCCGGTGGCGCTCAGCCTGCGGGCCAGGCATGGCTGGCATATCCATTACGACTGCATGGATGACTGGGATGGTTTCCCGAACATTGGCGAACAGCTGCTGAGCGAGGAACGAAAACTGATCGGACAGGCGGACCTGGTGACCGTGTCCGCCGCGTTGCTCCAGCAGAAGTGGAGCGCCCTCGACCCGCGTTGCGTCCTGGTGCGAAACGCCGTGGATTTCGATTTTTTTCGGCAGCACTGTTTCACCAACGATGTGCTGGGCGGGCTTTGCGGCCCGGTGATCGGCTACTACGGCGCCTTGGCGCAATGGCTCGATTATCCATTGCTGGCGGCGTTGGCAGACAGGCGGCCAGAGTGGAACTTCATTCTGGTGGGAGACGTTTTCGTCGAGGATATGGCAGGCCTCGAGCACAAACCCAATGTGCAGTTGCTGGGCCGCAAGCCTTATTCGCAAATGCCGCTTTATCTGGATCATTTCGATGCTTGCCTGATTCCCTTCAGGCTCTATAACGTGACGCATGCAGTCGATCCGGTGAAGTTCTACGAGTACATCAGCGCAGGCAAACCGGTCATTTCCACGCCACTGGCGGAGTTGAGCCTCTATCAAGACGTGCTGTACTTCGCGACGGGGGTCGATGAGTTCATCGAGCAGATCGAACGTGCGTTGGCCGAGCGCGACCTTGCCATGATCAAACGGCGGGTAGAACTGGCGCGGGCCAACGATTGGAAGGATCGCTTCGATAGCATGCAACTGGCAATCGGCGGGCTGTATGAAAAAGTCTCCATCGTCCTCGTGACGTACAACAACCTCAACCTGACGATCCAATGTGTCAACAGCATCCTGCGTAATACCACTTGGCCCAACTACCAGCTCATTGTCGTCGACAACGGTTCGGAGGATGGCACGAAGGATTATTTGGAACGACTGCGCGATGAAGTGCCGGAGACAAAGATCATTCTCAACCCGGAGAACCGAGGCTTCGCCGCGGCCAACAACCAAGGCTTGCGCGACGCCGACGGTGACGTCCTGCTGCTGCTCAATAACGACACGGTTGTACCTGGCGGCTGGCTGGATCCGCTGGTCCTGCATTTGCGCGATTCAAGCATCGGCCTGATAGGACCGGTCACGAATACGGTGGGAAACGAAGCGAAAATTGAAGTTTCCTACACTGATATTCAACAGATGCAGGCGTTCGCGGACCGCTACACCGAAGCCCACAAGGGACAGTTTTTCGATATTCCGATGCTCGCGATGTTCTGTGTCGCCTTCCGCCGGGGCATTCTTGATGAGGTGGGGTATCTGGATGAGGCATTCGGGATCGGGATGTTCGAAGACGACGACTACAGCCGTCGCGTGCAAGCGGCGGGTTACCGGACTGTCTGCGCCGAAGATGCGTTTGTCCATCATTACGGGCAGGCATCGTTCAGGAAGTTGATCGCCAGTGGCGAATATCAGGCGCTCTGGGATACGAACCAGGCGTACTTTGAAAGCAAATGGGGCGCCTGGCAGCCCCATGTTTACCGCTCAGGCAAGTCTTCATCCATCAAATGA
- a CDS encoding glycosyltransferase, whose protein sequence is MDPINLLVDRIDQLTRSTQSRSIEALQLVKEIENRDRLINQLGLDSKALGTRLSLQECEARRLRERLRLAEQRLKNAEALLKMKQREAVALSDWAVDLRAQLAAKQAELFKLCDWGNAIERAPLRYSMRKMAYRFSRWVYAWLPLSAQVKGKLAHRLRGWLKPRKATPGESATSASLVPLPPSPDLAVPSSAGQPMILMFGVIDWHFRIQRPQNLAKELARGGQTTFYISNNFIDDDAPGFEAEPLAGSHRLFQIRFKVRGAPAIYHAPPTAAAIRQLCQGLAMLLETANVGAVDCIVQHAYWFPLARRVPNSTLVYDCMDHHEGFGNVAQELLDLEIALMRRADLLVATSDWIEQHGRRENRNVEVIRNACEFSFFSQRPGKVYRDPANRKIIGYYGVIAEWFDLDLVKQVAQALPQQLVLLIGSDTVQARRYFKGCPNVVLEGEVPYASLPYYLHAMDVCLLPFKVMPLTLATNPVKVYEYLSAGKPVVSVKLPELSQFGNRVWSVERPDEFISAIRNVLGALPEARATRQARQSYARGQTWQHRATSLRQAIATLPMPKVSVVVLTYNNLELTKACLDSLVTQSQYPNLEIIVVDNHSSDQTPAYLTAWADGHPERIVIFNQDNKGFAAGNNQGLAAASGEYLVILNNDTIVTAGWVKGLIRHLRDNKEIGIIGPITNNIGNEAKVSTRYGRVDDMPAEAAQMTRSRMGEWFEINTLAFFCVMFPRSTYEQVGGLCEEYGLGFFEDDDYCRRVQRRGMRAACAEDVFVHHHLSASFNALGAKKKQALFEKNRAIYESKWGSWVPHTYRDV, encoded by the coding sequence ATGGACCCAATCAACCTCCTTGTTGATCGCATTGACCAGCTGACTCGCTCGACACAATCCAGATCCATTGAAGCCTTGCAGTTGGTCAAGGAGATCGAGAATCGGGACCGCCTGATCAATCAGCTGGGCCTCGATTCCAAAGCGCTCGGCACCCGCTTGTCACTTCAGGAATGTGAAGCCCGGCGGTTACGCGAGCGGCTGCGGCTGGCTGAACAGCGCCTCAAGAACGCCGAGGCGTTGCTCAAGATGAAACAGCGCGAGGCTGTCGCGCTGTCCGATTGGGCGGTGGACCTGCGCGCCCAACTTGCGGCGAAACAGGCTGAGCTGTTCAAGCTTTGCGACTGGGGCAACGCCATCGAACGCGCACCGCTGCGCTATTCGATGCGCAAGATGGCGTATCGATTTTCACGCTGGGTCTACGCGTGGCTGCCCCTCAGCGCACAGGTGAAAGGCAAGCTGGCGCACCGGCTTCGCGGTTGGTTGAAACCCCGCAAGGCAACGCCAGGCGAATCAGCGACATCCGCAAGCCTCGTCCCCCTGCCACCGTCGCCGGACCTTGCCGTGCCGTCCAGCGCCGGACAGCCCATGATCCTGATGTTCGGCGTGATTGACTGGCACTTCCGCATCCAGCGCCCACAAAACCTGGCCAAGGAACTGGCCCGGGGCGGACAGACGACTTTCTATATCTCCAACAACTTTATCGACGATGATGCCCCGGGCTTCGAAGCAGAGCCCTTGGCAGGTTCCCACCGGCTGTTCCAGATCCGTTTCAAGGTTCGCGGCGCACCGGCCATTTATCACGCCCCACCGACAGCCGCCGCGATCCGCCAGTTGTGCCAAGGGTTGGCGATGTTGTTGGAAACAGCGAACGTCGGTGCCGTGGACTGCATCGTCCAGCACGCCTACTGGTTCCCGCTGGCGAGGCGCGTTCCCAACTCCACATTGGTCTACGACTGCATGGACCATCATGAAGGTTTCGGCAATGTCGCCCAGGAATTGCTCGACCTTGAAATCGCCTTGATGCGTCGGGCGGACCTGCTTGTGGCGACATCCGACTGGATCGAACAACACGGCAGGCGGGAAAACCGCAACGTGGAAGTGATCCGCAACGCTTGTGAGTTCAGCTTCTTCAGCCAACGCCCGGGCAAGGTCTATCGGGACCCAGCCAACAGGAAGATCATCGGCTATTACGGCGTCATTGCCGAATGGTTCGATCTGGATCTGGTCAAGCAAGTCGCCCAGGCTCTCCCGCAGCAGTTGGTCCTATTGATCGGCAGCGACACCGTCCAGGCACGGAGATATTTCAAGGGCTGCCCGAACGTGGTCCTGGAGGGCGAAGTCCCGTACGCCTCCCTGCCCTACTACCTGCATGCCATGGACGTGTGCCTGCTTCCGTTCAAAGTCATGCCGCTGACCCTCGCCACCAATCCGGTCAAGGTCTATGAGTACCTGAGCGCGGGCAAACCGGTGGTCTCGGTGAAACTGCCGGAGTTGAGCCAGTTCGGCAATCGGGTCTGGTCGGTTGAGCGGCCGGACGAGTTCATATCGGCCATACGCAACGTATTGGGCGCGCTGCCGGAGGCCCGCGCCACGCGACAGGCGCGTCAATCGTATGCCCGGGGCCAGACCTGGCAACATCGGGCCACTAGCCTGCGCCAGGCCATCGCGACGTTGCCAATGCCTAAAGTCAGCGTGGTGGTGCTGACCTACAACAACCTGGAACTGACCAAGGCCTGCCTCGACAGCCTGGTGACCCAAAGCCAGTACCCCAATCTCGAGATCATCGTCGTCGACAATCATTCCAGCGACCAGACGCCGGCCTACCTCACCGCCTGGGCCGACGGACACCCGGAGCGGATCGTCATCTTCAACCAGGACAACAAGGGATTCGCGGCGGGCAACAACCAGGGCCTCGCGGCAGCCAGTGGCGAGTACCTGGTTATCCTGAACAACGACACGATCGTCACCGCTGGCTGGGTCAAGGGCTTGATTCGCCACCTGCGGGACAACAAGGAAATCGGCATTATCGGTCCGATCACCAACAACATCGGCAATGAAGCCAAGGTCAGCACCCGCTATGGCCGGGTAGATGACATGCCGGCCGAAGCCGCGCAAATGACCCGCTCCCGAATGGGCGAGTGGTTCGAGATCAATACCCTGGCGTTCTTCTGTGTGATGTTCCCGCGCTCGACCTACGAGCAGGTCGGCGGCCTCTGCGAAGAATATGGCCTGGGTTTTTTCGAGGATGACGATTACTGCCGCCGCGTGCAGCGTCGAGGCATGCGCGCGGCCTGTGCCGAGGATGTCTTCGTCCACCATCACCTGTCCGCCTCGTTCAACGCCTTGGGCGCCAAGAAAAAACAGGCGCTTTTCGAGAAGAACCGGGCGATCTATGAGAGCAAGTGGGGATCCTGGGTTCCGCACACGTACCGTGACGTATGA
- a CDS encoding phospholipid carrier-dependent glycosyltransferase produces MSAPLHGTEVLNNRDDILPRDSLKYAVVLLVLLASMAVGGYGFSTLEVASMSSGTRTILLSVASLAALAVFTRRTPYVLCLGLLACLSIVFAQVWPALVVAVFGLSATVLGRWMLKQHITADWSVHLLVGAGTLGTFTGLAAYLPINYPWLYGVLLSLPLLLGRKHVMSTARELLSLIRTVRAAQTPIQTALDVLICGFACLYVLVAFMPEVGHDALAMHLFVPSQLAQRHQWSFDASTYVWAVMPMLADWIYSIVYMLAGETASRLSNSAFTLLVAWQIHNMTLWAGGSASSARWACLIFLSTPLAFAESSSLHIESAWTAFMLAGTLAVLKVSSFTPETTERLSQLLMAGLLLGFALATKAVTLSVLPVLLVVLLLQYKAWAVQGIGKTLLLGSAGLMLAGATPYVSAGYLTGNPVFPFFNAIFHSPLWPNINFEPPATFGRGMSWDTLYRMVFKSPEFIEGRIGAAGFQWLLLPTAVVALLLSGNRKALLIFLVGAGAMFVTFHSTAYLRYVFPSFALFSVILALPFSNGRLFPRSLAMVACALLIMTNIRFIQAATYYGDIKPSALLSQAGRQMYLSERLPLRKMVDTVNVLNTGHQPVAVFASPLMAGLGGDALYASWYNLKWKNEFDTATSPSELARRLRQRQVNWLVIDLKSLPQARLDLLLNVSTSYARLGDLDLRKLNVTHDEHLLNPELSSLEGWSLTLPSSYDPSRKILTVNVKTPATQRVEVTPGATYTNSVSARCATTATTGRIQANWMDAQGDFIAASIATFDCTTQWETHEMNVIAPANATSVIIYASGHTDTPLEFRSLSFRQ; encoded by the coding sequence ATGAGTGCCCCTTTGCATGGCACCGAGGTGCTGAACAACCGAGACGATATTTTGCCAAGAGATAGCCTGAAGTACGCAGTGGTGCTGTTGGTTTTACTGGCGAGCATGGCGGTCGGCGGGTACGGTTTTTCGACGCTTGAAGTGGCATCCATGAGCAGCGGAACCCGGACGATATTGCTCTCAGTGGCGAGCCTGGCTGCCCTCGCCGTCTTCACTCGCCGAACACCGTACGTCCTCTGCCTGGGTTTGCTGGCCTGCTTGTCCATCGTCTTTGCACAGGTATGGCCGGCGCTGGTCGTCGCGGTCTTCGGGCTGTCCGCCACTGTGCTTGGCAGGTGGATGCTCAAACAACACATCACGGCCGACTGGAGCGTCCACCTGCTGGTGGGAGCCGGCACGCTTGGTACGTTCACGGGCTTGGCGGCGTACCTGCCAATCAATTATCCCTGGCTGTATGGCGTGCTGCTGTCGTTGCCCCTTTTGCTGGGGCGCAAACACGTCATGTCGACAGCTCGCGAACTGCTGAGCCTCATCCGAACCGTTCGCGCGGCACAGACACCTATCCAAACGGCGCTCGACGTGCTGATTTGCGGCTTCGCCTGCCTTTACGTCCTGGTGGCCTTCATGCCCGAGGTCGGGCACGACGCATTGGCCATGCACCTCTTCGTCCCGTCACAACTGGCGCAGCGGCATCAGTGGTCGTTCGATGCAAGCACCTATGTCTGGGCGGTCATGCCCATGTTGGCCGACTGGATCTACAGCATCGTCTATATGCTGGCCGGCGAAACGGCGTCACGCTTGAGCAACAGCGCATTCACGCTGTTGGTGGCGTGGCAGATCCATAACATGACCCTCTGGGCCGGAGGCTCTGCCTCCAGCGCCCGCTGGGCATGCCTGATTTTTCTCTCGACGCCCCTCGCCTTCGCTGAAAGCAGCAGCCTGCACATCGAGTCGGCGTGGACCGCCTTCATGCTGGCCGGGACGCTGGCGGTCCTGAAGGTCTCCAGCTTCACGCCGGAGACCACGGAGCGCCTGTCGCAATTGCTTATGGCTGGCCTCCTGCTGGGCTTCGCCCTGGCGACCAAAGCCGTGACCCTGAGCGTTCTGCCAGTCTTGTTGGTGGTTCTCTTGTTGCAATACAAGGCCTGGGCCGTCCAAGGGATCGGCAAGACCCTCCTGCTCGGCAGCGCCGGCCTGATGTTGGCCGGTGCGACCCCTTACGTCTCGGCCGGGTACTTGACCGGCAATCCGGTATTTCCGTTTTTCAATGCCATTTTCCATTCACCGCTCTGGCCGAACATCAACTTCGAACCGCCGGCCACTTTCGGCAGAGGGATGAGCTGGGACACGCTCTATCGAATGGTCTTCAAGTCGCCCGAATTCATCGAGGGGCGAATCGGCGCGGCAGGCTTCCAATGGCTGCTGCTGCCAACGGCTGTCGTCGCCTTGTTGTTGAGCGGCAACAGAAAAGCCCTGTTGATTTTCCTGGTCGGCGCCGGCGCGATGTTCGTGACGTTCCACTCAACGGCTTACCTGCGTTATGTCTTCCCCTCCTTCGCGCTTTTCTCGGTAATCCTGGCCCTGCCGTTTTCCAACGGCAGGCTCTTCCCGCGCAGCCTCGCCATGGTGGCCTGCGCCTTGTTGATCATGACTAACATCCGCTTCATACAGGCCGCGACTTACTATGGCGATATCAAACCCTCGGCATTGTTGAGCCAGGCCGGTCGGCAGATGTATCTGTCGGAGCGCCTGCCCCTTCGGAAAATGGTCGACACCGTCAACGTCTTGAACACCGGACATCAGCCCGTGGCGGTCTTCGCATCGCCCTTGATGGCGGGCTTGGGCGGCGATGCCCTTTATGCCTCTTGGTACAACCTGAAGTGGAAGAACGAATTCGACACGGCGACGTCACCCTCTGAGCTTGCCCGTCGCTTACGTCAGCGCCAAGTGAATTGGCTGGTAATCGACCTCAAGTCCCTCCCCCAGGCGCGACTTGATCTGCTGCTGAACGTGTCCACGTCGTACGCCAGGCTGGGTGACCTGGACCTGCGCAAACTCAACGTCACGCATGACGAGCACCTGCTCAACCCCGAGCTGTCCAGTCTCGAGGGCTGGAGTCTGACGTTACCTTCGAGCTACGACCCATCGCGCAAAATCCTCACCGTCAACGTCAAGACACCGGCTACACAGCGGGTCGAAGTGACACCGGGGGCGACCTACACCAACAGCGTATCCGCACGCTGCGCAACGACAGCCACCACGGGAAGAATCCAGGCCAATTGGATGGACGCCCAGGGCGACTTCATTGCCGCCAGCATCGCAACGTTTGACTGCACCACGCAGTGGGAGACTCATGAAATGAACGTCATCGCCCCTGCAAATGCCACCTCCGTGATCATTTATGCCTCCGGCCACACCGACACTCCGCTGGAGTTCAGGTCACTTTCATTCAGGCAATAG
- a CDS encoding 2OG-Fe(II) oxygenase, with product MLDLSRLTPAAMKTHPFSWAEIGSLYSVEDAAALAASFPHDHFKTVSGYGGEKNYDYEARALVAMGTHTIAFPEELSEAWLSLAQDLVSAGYREALSQMTGIDLRTVPMEVNVFHYGPGASLGAHPDLPDKLVTHILYFNESWDCNDGGCLNILHRNDPTAVAAEVEPLVGNSAVLVRSDNSWHAVTPVVSGCHSSRRSLTATFYRPGSPSSMWPTGDSTPLHGYPRA from the coding sequence ATGCTAGATCTATCTCGTCTCACACCCGCGGCAATGAAGACTCATCCATTCTCCTGGGCAGAAATCGGCAGCCTGTACTCGGTTGAAGATGCGGCCGCTTTGGCGGCGTCCTTTCCCCATGATCACTTCAAGACGGTGAGTGGTTATGGCGGCGAAAAAAATTATGACTACGAGGCCCGCGCCCTGGTTGCCATGGGAACCCATACCATTGCGTTCCCTGAAGAACTGAGCGAGGCGTGGTTGAGCCTGGCGCAGGATCTTGTCTCGGCTGGCTACCGGGAGGCCCTGTCGCAAATGACCGGGATCGATCTGCGTACCGTGCCGATGGAGGTCAACGTTTTTCATTACGGCCCCGGCGCAAGCCTGGGGGCCCATCCGGACCTGCCCGATAAACTGGTGACCCATATCCTGTACTTCAATGAGTCCTGGGATTGTAACGATGGCGGTTGCCTGAACATCCTGCACCGCAACGATCCCACCGCCGTGGCGGCCGAGGTCGAGCCGCTGGTGGGCAACTCGGCGGTCCTGGTGCGTTCGGATAATTCATGGCATGCCGTCACACCCGTGGTGAGCGGCTGCCATTCTTCGCGTCGAAGCCTGACGGCCACGTTCTATCGGCCGGGTTCCCCTAGTTCGATGTGGCCGACGGGCGACAGCACGCCGTTGCATGGGTACCCACGTGCCTGA